The following coding sequences lie in one Stigmatopora nigra isolate UIUO_SnigA chromosome 4, RoL_Snig_1.1, whole genome shotgun sequence genomic window:
- the LOC144195583 gene encoding uncharacterized protein LOC144195583, translating to MGSHTPIQRAHFQRFVSGGHVVRRAHSTTGTLGHPWTQSQKSLVLRRESAPKLLEPKIWRRGSETPPGSRSTMAGEPSPVSPAKSQTPAETPAETPVKSKTPGESPSPAPTPPDLECRVCYSRFNNVFQCPKMLECKHTFCLECLARINVKSARPAAIRCPLCRHPTPLPAPDLSRLATDARVLASLPAAMRRAHSVRFYRAEGKLHIQRVSRCQAEPGESQLDISLPEAPVQRAAAGAAGNGSGLGHESESGLGLGRASRCVCRALLLTVVLLMSVVLAGIIFLLTFDLNNL from the exons ATGGGAAGTCACACGCCCATTCAGCGGGCCCATTTCCAGCGCTTTGTGTCAGGCGGCCACGTCGTCCGACGGGCCCATTCCACCACGGGCACTCTTGGCCACCCGTGGACCCAGAGCCAAAAGAGTCTGGTTCTGCGCCGGGAGAGCGCGCCAAAG CTGCTCGAGCCAAAGATTTGGCGCCGCGGCTCCGAAACACCTCCCGGCTCCCGCTCCACCATGGCAGGGGAGCCTTCCCCCGTGTCGCCGGCCAAGAGCCAGACCCCGGCGGAGACCCCGGCGGAGACCCCGGTCAAGAGCAAGACCCCGGGCGAGAGCCCGAGCCCCGCCCCGACTCCCCCCGACTTGGAGTGCCGGGTGTGCTACAGCCGCTTCAACAACGTGTTCCAGTGCCCAAAGATGCTGGAGTGCAAGCACACCTTCTGCCTGGAGTGCCTGGCCCGCATCAACGTCAAGTCGGCGCGTCCGGCCGCCATCCGCTGCCCGCTGTGCCGCCACCCCACGCCGCTGCCGGCCCCGGACCTGAGCCGGCTGGCCACCGACGCCCGGGTGCTGGCCTCCCTGCCGGCCGCCATGCGACGCGCTCACAGCGTCCGCTTCTACCGCGCCGAGGGGAAGTTGCACATCCAAAG GGTAAGCCGGTGTCAAGCGGAGCCCGGGGAAAGTCAGCTGGACATCAGTCTTCCCGAAGCGCCCGTCCAacgcgccgccgccggcgccgcAGGCAACGGGAGTGGGCTCGGGCACGAGAGCGAGAGCGGGCTGGGGCTGGGGCGGGCCAGCCGCTGCGTATGTCGGGCCCTGCTCCTGACGGTGGTGCTCCTCATGAGCGTGGTGCTCGCCGGCATCATCTTTCTCCTCACCTTTGACTTGAACAACTTGTAG